A region from the Sandaracinus amylolyticus genome encodes:
- a CDS encoding cytochrome c-type biogenesis protein — protein sequence MHSLGRLAVGWLVAMVIVIAASSARAQGSRAMFERFVAPCCWVEGLATHDSPLARELRDEIDRRVRAGEPADAIERDLVARHGERILAVPAPLETTSGALFAVLVGSLLVLVAIGARWSRRGAQAEPVTRVDVDDPALEQRLREELDRHDA from the coding sequence ATGCATTCGCTCGGCAGGCTCGCGGTCGGTTGGCTCGTCGCGATGGTGATCGTGATCGCGGCGAGCAGCGCGAGGGCGCAGGGCTCGCGCGCGATGTTCGAGCGCTTCGTCGCGCCGTGCTGCTGGGTCGAGGGCCTCGCGACGCACGACTCGCCTCTCGCGCGCGAGCTGCGCGACGAGATCGATCGGCGCGTCCGTGCGGGCGAGCCCGCCGACGCGATCGAGCGCGATCTCGTCGCGCGTCATGGCGAGCGGATCTTGGCGGTTCCGGCGCCGCTCGAGACGACGTCCGGGGCGCTCTTCGCGGTGCTGGTCGGCTCGCTCCTCGTGCTCGTCGCGATCGGTGCGCGCTGGTCGCGACGAGGCGCGCAGGCCGAGCCCGTCACGCGCGTCGACGTCGACGATCCTGCGCTGGAGCAGCGCCTCCGCGAGGAGCTGGATCGCCACGACGCATGA